One part of the Paenibacillus silvisoli genome encodes these proteins:
- a CDS encoding GNAT family N-acetyltransferase codes for MEIVRLTKEDVKSLVLLYREATVSLRKTGIRQWDRFYPNRFVIGADVRRGTVFGIREEGNVIGAIVVDRRQSGRYGNLRWRDETGEPACIHRLAVYPLCQGRGIGRRLLRFAEEHARSAGGSSIRLDVYSGNDGAVGMYRRAGYSEVGVIRFPMRKVPYYCFEKLL; via the coding sequence ATGGAGATCGTCCGGCTGACCAAAGAAGACGTGAAAAGCTTGGTTTTGCTATACCGGGAAGCGACTGTTAGCTTGAGAAAAACAGGCATCCGCCAATGGGACCGGTTCTATCCGAACCGATTCGTCATCGGCGCCGACGTGCGAAGGGGAACGGTGTTCGGAATTCGCGAAGAGGGAAACGTGATCGGTGCCATCGTCGTGGATCGCCGGCAGAGCGGAAGGTATGGGAACTTGCGCTGGCGTGACGAGACAGGTGAACCGGCATGCATTCATCGGCTCGCGGTGTACCCGTTATGCCAAGGGCGGGGAATCGGGCGCAGGCTGCTCCGGTTCGCCGAAGAACATGCTCGGAGCGCGGGCGGTTCCAGCATCCGGCTCGACGTTTATTCCGGAAACGATGGAGCCGTCGGCATGTACCGGCGGGCAGGCTATTCGGAGGTCGGCGTGATCCGCTTTCCGATGCGCAAGGTGCCGTATTACTGCTTCGAGAAGCTGCTGTAA
- a CDS encoding CcdC family protein, translated as MIAAIAALVLWRRTRSMYRPIRGNGLRILIPLLFMLPAVTLFFNPDVNEPAWAFAAAFGTGILFSIPLIWTTNYEVRADNQIYAQKNWGFIIAFLGVLIVRFVLRQEFSDMNPQNLMALFMMVAMGYLIPWRVVSFIKFRRLLRSSSPIRVN; from the coding sequence ATGATTGCTGCTATCGCAGCTTTGGTCTTATGGCGCAGGACGAGAAGCATGTACCGCCCTATTCGGGGCAATGGACTGCGCATCCTGATTCCTTTATTGTTCATGCTGCCTGCAGTGACGTTGTTTTTTAACCCGGATGTAAACGAACCTGCTTGGGCGTTTGCCGCGGCCTTCGGAACCGGCATCCTCTTCTCGATTCCGCTCATTTGGACGACCAATTACGAGGTGCGGGCGGATAACCAGATCTATGCCCAGAAAAACTGGGGATTTATTATCGCATTCCTCGGCGTTCTGATCGTGCGGTTCGTGCTTCGCCAGGAGTTTTCCGACATGAACCCTCAGAATCTCATGGCGCTCTTCATGATGGTGGCCATGGGGTATCTCATTCCTTGGCGAGTCGTTTCGTTTATTAAGTTCCGCCGCTTGCTCCGGTCGTCTTCTCCTATTCGGGTGAACTAA